A region of the Andrena cerasifolii isolate SP2316 chromosome 15, iyAndCera1_principal, whole genome shotgun sequence genome:
atgttatagaggactgaaaaataagaaatactttAATTCTtactacatatttattaacatttgaacagtttttcagaattttttgaagttaAAATATGGAGTGGAATTGACTTTACACAGGTCAGTTCGAAACAGGTGCGAAAAAAAGTTGGTCGACGGCTGACATGATTCCGGCTGTCCTGCTCGTCTGAAGTCAAAAAATCAAACGGCACATTAATTTGTAGACTTGTGGCTATAGCCGGTACCAGAATGAAgtaaaaatattggaaatttaatatttggcacagttttgaaaataaagttacgatttttgtcatttttttgcAACCTTTTtagcttgaaaaaaaaattatggcagatATGACAATGATTCTGGTACGAGTTGGAACTATGAATGTACTCAACATACCATCAAAATTTGAacgaaatcggttcagtagtttttgagatagcGTGTCTGCCAATTTGAAAAAtgcagttttgagaaaaatgcgaTTGAAAGTTCAAGTATGCATTGTACAAAGAAAATGTTAACTCACTATTAGTCTGCTATGCCTGGTGCATATAATTGACCTTCCTCTGCCTCGTGGAAGTCCCGCAAAGTCGCTTGCTCCTCCCTGCTATCAATCCTGGCTTGTTTTGCGAAACTACTCAAGCGTCGCTCCGACTGGTGAATGCGGGCATTGTCGCGATGTTGAACATAAGCTTGAGCATTGGAGTCAATTTGCAAGCCCAATGTGTCCATCGTCTTCAAAACTGATTGGAACCCTTCGTTGAAAATGATTACAGCCAAAAAGCAGGCAATTTCAATAATCTTTGGGCCAGAATGAAGGTGTTTCGGTGCAAGAGTCCAAATGAGCGAATTGAGCGACTCATTGTTGTTTTGAGCTTCCGCTCCCAAGCATCTGGTCAATAGATCTTCTCTTGATAAATCTTCGTAGATTGgtttaattacattttgcaCTTGTTCTGACAATGGCGCCTGGTCATGATGATAATCAATTCCCTGAGCTTCTGTTTTGCGCCACTTACACCAACTGTTTTCACCTGCTGGACAATATTCGTGCTGTGGATTAGTATCTGTAGAGCACTTGTGGTAGAATGTTGCCCATATCTCTTTTCTCATCTCTTCAGTGGAATCTGCATGCCTACGAATTGCTAACCCATAATATTTCGTTAACTCGCCTATGACTTTATCAGTTAATTTGCCAGATCCCTTGCCGCCAATCCCTTTATTGGTTTTTTTGGCAGTTCGGAGACGCGACCCCATCCTTTTTTTCTACGTGCCCAACACATTCTTTTTTACTAACTGGACATTCTGCTCCGTATGGCTCAGCTTTCAAAATCCCATTAAAAGTTTTGCAATCACCGTCACCTATGTACACAGTCTGTCCCATTTCCGATGAGACtgctcaaaaataaaaaagaagacgCTCTACAGTGCATTTCTTCCATCgtatttattcgaaataatCCCCCTCCGAGTCAATACAGCGTTGAAAACGATCATAAAACTTCGATATCACACCAGACGACCCCCTTAATAACGATTTATTAAAACTGGAGCTAAATGCCATAAGTTTGTTGGCTGATATCATTAGACTTTGTAACGTTACAGGTATTGAGGGATTGAACATTCTGTCTAAGCATGGTATATGTAGTCCTCGTCCTTGGGTATCGCGATATTCGTGAGCAGCCGTCCAAAGGTGACCTGAAGCTGGCAGGACGTGGGCTGAGATTTGTAACGGCCACTCAGGGCCTCCGTCTTCGACTGGAAACCACTGGGTGTCCGTGATCGTCGTCGTGGGGAATCGAGGCCCAGCCAGGACGCTGCCCCACGCCCCGACATTCGTCGCCTCCAGCAGTTCTACTGGACCTGCAGCATCAGCAGCCCCAAGGAGCAGTGTGGACTGTATAAGCGACAGCCAAGGGAACATCAGTGTTCCTGGGAACATCATTTCAGAGAATCTTGGGCCACGTGGCGTGGGCCGGTCAAGGTAAAGCCGATCGGCCATCTTGTCGTGCGGCGTGAGTGCGGCGGCGTGGCCAACTGCTTGCGTGGTAACGAGTCGCGTGTTCACGAGGGTGTAACCGGCGTGTCTCCTTGTATAGATAGTAAATAGTATTAGTAAGCTCACGTTAGTGTCTTGCGGCGCGTGTGCATAGGATGACGAGTGACGCGTGGCCGTGTTAGCTGAGTGTGCGTAGTTCGAGGTTAGGATTATAGCGCTCACGATGAGCGAGCAGGCATTAGCCGAATTACAGGCGACTGTAACTCAGCTGCGAGCTGATTTGGGCGCACGTGGCGCGGAGACTACCATTCTGACGGGGCCGCGTACTGATCCTTACCGTCTGCCACAAATTCCTCCGTTTTTTAAGGATGATCCGACGCTATGGTTTTTGCAAGTTGATGCGTCGTGCCGGAACGCGAACATAGTTAAACAGGCTAGCGAGGCCGATCTAGTGGTTGCCTCGCTAAACTTCGAGATAGTGGCGTGTATTAAGGATTTAATTTCTAATCCTGTCGCGGATGAACAGTACGACCGTATTAAGGAACGCATCATTGCCGCGTATTCTAGCTCGGCGGAGAGCGGACTTAGGCAATTGTTAAAAGGTGAGGTGCTAGCCGACGGGAAGCCCTCACAGATACATCATAGCGGTTGCGATGATGCCGTAATTAAAACCGTGTTTCTGGAACACCTGCCTGCGCAGCGCAGGGGGATTCTTGCCGCGGCAAACGTTACTGACCTGCAGAAGTTAGCAGAGCTGGCTGACCAAGTGGTTGAGGCGATCGGATCGAGAACGGAGAGATCGGTATTCGCGGTCGGTGAATTGTGTACTCCGTCAGTGTACAGTCCAGCCTGTGCAGGCTGGCCGGACGCATCACAGTGGTCGTAATAGAGATAGTTAGtaacataaattgaaaaaattattcctttctaatgatttataattgaatatattgtacgaccatttaatgtttttcttttaattttttcgacttaattgttataaaaaaattgaaaaatgtttatttagtagtttatttaatgctctttaagcGTTTAAATCGGTTGTTGGGGAAATTTTTAGTTTCCGACTATAAGGAGAAACCAATATGGTACTATtagaaattgtgacgaaatctatagtttagttaaacattattattcatttgttattaatttattcaacggatttatttattttagcgtattaagaaattctttattctttattgtatcgatatggaagtgataccgatggattccttatgtttttccgatgaaaatcaaacaaaattttatgtaaatcgGACAAGAAGATCGGTTCGACGTATTTGGAAAAAACGTCGCCATGAAATTGCGGGACTTGCCAAAACACCAAATGCTGCTGGCGGAACGTATAATTACTGATGCGTTATTTGTGTCAGAAATGGGGAAATTAGATATTTCCCACACATTAATTTCCCAGCAAGATTTACACCACCCCATATCCACACTCATACTCACACAGCACTGCCTCACCACTATCAGCAATCAACATATCCTTATGACCAAACTATTCCCAATCCCATGTATTATCCATATCACGAACCACCTTCTCCATATCATTCACCAACTCCCAGCGCCACGACACCTCATATTCCGATTCCGGAAAACTCGCCACTTCcatcaaattttaataataataataatagtaataataataattattataggtaatatttttattagtgtAATTATATAAATTAGGATAAATGTTTGTAAGACGATCCCTCGAGATAAAATGACTCCTGGCTGTTCTACGGCTATTTAGTGGTACTATTTAgtaatatcgatgtttcaaagTTCAGTCCGTACGTCGTCAAGTGTCGCACGAATTGCCATGTAAATATCAGCACCGTATgttttataaa
Encoded here:
- the LOC143376766 gene encoding uncharacterized protein LOC143376766; the protein is MGSRLRTAKKTNKGIGGKGSGKLTDKVIGELTKYYGLAIRRHADSTEEMRKEIWATFYHKCSTDTNPQHEYCPAGENSWCKWRKTEAQGIDYHHDQAPLSEQVQNVIKPIYEDLSREDLLTRCLGAEAQNNNESLNSLIWTLAPKHLHSGPKIIEIACFLAVIIFNEGFQSVLKTMDTLGLQIDSNAQAYVQHRDNARIHQSERRLSSFAKQARIDSREEQATLRDFHEAEEGQLYAPGIAD